One genomic segment of Streptococcus salivarius includes these proteins:
- a CDS encoding ABC transporter ATP-binding protein, whose protein sequence is MENKPKTSSYKRLKPYIKGFQIPFVLAIFGAIISAVITVIGPDKLKEITNTITEGITPTKMGTIPGIDLDKVASIAMTLAVLYAISAIVGYLQSFTVATVTQRFSQRFRTAIQKKINSVPLNYFDSHSQGDTLSRVTNDVDLLGQSLSQGLGTLITSSVLLVAAIIMMFYSNVTMAFTAIGSVLIGFVLVAFIMGFSQPLFKRQQENLANINGYIEEIYTGQAVVTSYNAAQESSQAFKGLNDKLYKSMWQSQFISGIMMPLMIFIGNFGYVMVCLVGAIKVIDGILTIGDVVAFMTYVRIFSQPLSQIAQGITQLQSATAAIGRIFEFLEEKDMDDESAKTAELTDTKGQVVFDHVSFGYTPEKTIIHDFSALAKPGQKIAIVGPTGAGKTTIVNLLMKFYNIDQGRITIDGVDTNDMKRETVHDQFSMVLQDTWLFEGTIRDNLIYNQENISDEQVIAAAKAVGVHHFITTLPKGYDTYLDDSVTLSVGQKQLLTIARALLKDAPLLILDEATSSVDTRTEELIQKAMDKLMEGRTSFVIAHRLSTIRNADLILVMKDGNIIEQGNHDELMAADGFYADLYNSQFTEEVA, encoded by the coding sequence ATGGAAAATAAGCCAAAAACATCATCCTATAAACGCTTAAAACCCTATATTAAAGGTTTCCAAATTCCGTTTGTCCTTGCGATTTTTGGAGCAATTATTTCAGCGGTCATTACAGTTATTGGACCAGATAAGCTTAAAGAAATTACCAATACTATTACTGAAGGGATTACACCTACTAAAATGGGGACAATTCCAGGTATTGATTTGGACAAGGTAGCAAGTATTGCTATGACCTTGGCTGTTCTCTATGCCATTTCAGCGATTGTTGGTTACTTACAAAGCTTTACGGTTGCGACAGTTACACAACGCTTTTCACAACGTTTCCGTACAGCTATCCAAAAGAAAATCAATAGTGTTCCTCTTAATTATTTTGATAGTCACTCTCAAGGGGATACCCTCTCTCGTGTGACCAATGACGTTGACCTTTTGGGACAATCGCTTAGTCAAGGTTTAGGTACCTTGATTACTTCAAGTGTTCTCTTGGTGGCAGCCATTATTATGATGTTCTACTCAAATGTCACTATGGCTTTCACTGCGATTGGTTCTGTCTTGATAGGTTTTGTTCTGGTAGCCTTCATCATGGGCTTCTCGCAACCCCTTTTCAAACGCCAACAAGAAAATTTGGCTAATATTAATGGTTATATTGAAGAAATCTACACGGGTCAAGCAGTCGTAACGAGTTACAATGCTGCTCAAGAAAGCAGTCAAGCTTTCAAGGGACTTAATGATAAACTCTATAAATCGATGTGGCAATCACAGTTTATCTCAGGTATTATGATGCCACTTATGATTTTCATTGGGAACTTTGGTTATGTTATGGTCTGTCTTGTGGGTGCCATCAAAGTTATTGATGGTATCTTGACGATTGGTGATGTGGTAGCCTTCATGACCTATGTTCGTATCTTCTCCCAACCTCTTTCTCAAATTGCACAAGGGATTACACAACTCCAATCAGCTACTGCAGCCATTGGTCGTATCTTTGAATTTTTGGAAGAAAAAGATATGGACGACGAGTCAGCTAAGACAGCTGAGTTGACAGATACTAAAGGTCAAGTAGTCTTTGATCATGTTTCCTTTGGTTATACTCCTGAAAAGACTATTATTCATGACTTTTCAGCCCTTGCTAAGCCAGGTCAAAAGATTGCGATCGTTGGTCCAACAGGTGCTGGTAAGACGACTATTGTTAACCTGCTTATGAAGTTCTATAACATCGACCAAGGTCGTATTACCATTGACGGTGTGGATACTAATGACATGAAACGTGAAACCGTTCATGATCAATTCTCTATGGTGCTTCAAGACACTTGGCTCTTTGAAGGTACTATTCGTGATAATTTGATTTACAACCAAGAGAATATTTCTGATGAGCAAGTTATTGCTGCAGCTAAGGCTGTCGGTGTTCACCACTTCATCACCACACTTCCAAAGGGGTATGATACTTATTTGGATGATTCTGTGACCTTATCAGTTGGTCAGAAACAGCTCTTGACCATTGCGCGTGCGCTTCTTAAGGACGCCCCTCTTCTTATCTTGGATGAAGCGACATCATCAGTTGACACCCGAACAGAAGAATTGATTCAAAAAGCCATGGACAAGCTTATGGAAGGTCGGACTTCCTTTGTCATTGCCCACCGCTTATCAACCATTCGAAATGCTGACCTTATTCTTGTGATGAAAGATGGTAACATTATTGAACAGGGCAATCATGATGAGCTCATGGCAGCAGATGGTTTCTATGCTGATCTTTATAATAGTCAATTTACAGAAGAAGTTGCCTAA
- a CDS encoding GNAT family N-acetyltransferase — protein MQYRKARLDEVQEVAQVCADAFEDYPYLSMIASNLKNPEQYKEFVLALQEVLVRLAIKQDSCLVAEKDGRIVAAAILQHQTISMLNYLQNGATKLFSFISITKLFKYFNFVEESERHLEDSAEYDWYLMMLAVTPDYQRKGIGSLFLLEGVEPFVRSTGGHSLGLITNRDYNVPFYEKNGYKQCGYKVLTYETHKLGNWPFVKSLDA, from the coding sequence ATGCAATATCGCAAAGCAAGACTAGACGAAGTTCAGGAAGTTGCACAAGTATGTGCAGATGCCTTTGAAGATTACCCCTATCTTTCAATGATTGCCAGTAATTTAAAGAATCCTGAACAGTATAAGGAATTTGTCTTAGCCTTGCAGGAAGTGTTGGTGCGTTTGGCGATTAAACAGGACTCATGTTTGGTGGCTGAAAAGGACGGTCGCATTGTTGCGGCAGCTATTTTACAGCATCAGACGATTTCTATGCTTAATTATCTTCAAAATGGGGCGACCAAGCTTTTCAGTTTTATAAGCATCACTAAGTTGTTCAAGTATTTTAACTTTGTTGAAGAGTCCGAAAGACATCTGGAAGATTCTGCAGAATACGACTGGTACCTGATGATGTTGGCGGTGACTCCAGATTATCAAAGAAAAGGGATAGGAAGTCTCTTTTTGCTTGAAGGGGTTGAACCCTTTGTACGTAGTACAGGAGGTCACAGCCTTGGCTTGATTACCAATCGTGATTACAATGTACCTTTCTACGAAAAAAATGGCTACAAACAATGTGGTTATAAGGTTTTGACCTACGAAACACACAAACTAGGCAACTGGCCTTTTGTCAAATCACTTGATGCATAG
- a CDS encoding GTP pyrophosphokinase family protein, protein MSTPSIYGEYAQYLPKILQEITDPIIAANITSKKETGFKLYEHFISRIKESDSMREKCLRKNLPETSQSALKEIRDSIGIRIVCGFVDDIYKTIDVIKTIPGVSIYNEKDYILNAKPNGYRSYHLILEIETEFPDVLGNEKGTYFVEVQLRTIAQDSWASLEHQMKYKHDIKNPEMITRELKRCADELASCDLTMQTIRNLIQEGGD, encoded by the coding sequence ATGTCAACTCCAAGTATTTATGGGGAATATGCTCAGTATCTCCCCAAGATTTTACAAGAAATAACAGACCCGATTATTGCGGCTAATATTACTAGCAAAAAAGAAACAGGCTTTAAACTCTATGAACATTTTATTTCACGAATCAAAGAAAGCGATTCTATGCGTGAAAAGTGTCTTAGGAAAAATTTGCCTGAAACCAGCCAATCTGCTCTCAAAGAAATTCGTGACAGTATTGGAATTCGAATCGTTTGTGGCTTTGTTGATGATATTTATAAAACTATCGATGTCATCAAGACTATCCCTGGCGTTTCTATCTATAACGAGAAAGATTACATTTTAAATGCTAAGCCCAATGGCTATCGTTCTTACCACCTCATTTTGGAAATCGAAACCGAGTTTCCAGATGTCTTAGGAAATGAGAAAGGAACCTATTTTGTTGAGGTTCAGCTTCGAACCATCGCTCAGGATTCTTGGGCCAGTTTGGAGCATCAGATGAAGTACAAGCACGACATCAAAAATCCAGAAATGATTACCCGTGAGCTTAAGCGCTGTGCGGATGAATTAGCTTCATGCGATTTGACCATGCAGACCATCCGTAACTTAATTCAAGAAGGAGGGGACTAG
- a CDS encoding response regulator transcription factor → MALKILLAEDEEALSRVYKAALEHQGYEVDQAFNGQEAVDLAAQNAYQVMIMDIMMPIKTGIEALKEIRSSGDRTHVIMLTAMAEIDDRVTGLDAGADDYLTKPISLKELLARLRSLERRVSESFTAKILTLGSVRLDQEEQELVAGNAIRLSSRETKLMAHFMLNPAKKLTTEHLFKTIWEDEGDVDESIVWVYISYLRQKLQAIQADISILGEKGGDFCLLAN, encoded by the coding sequence ATGGCTTTGAAAATTCTACTAGCTGAGGATGAAGAGGCTCTTTCTCGAGTTTACAAGGCAGCCCTAGAGCATCAGGGTTATGAGGTGGATCAAGCATTCAATGGGCAAGAGGCTGTTGATTTAGCTGCACAAAATGCCTATCAAGTGATGATCATGGATATTATGATGCCCATTAAAACAGGTATCGAGGCCCTGAAAGAGATTCGCTCTTCTGGGGACAGGACACATGTCATTATGTTGACAGCTATGGCTGAAATTGATGATCGCGTGACCGGGCTTGATGCTGGGGCAGACGATTACTTGACCAAGCCAATCTCCCTTAAGGAACTTTTGGCTCGTCTGCGCTCATTAGAACGTCGTGTGAGTGAGAGCTTCACTGCCAAAATTTTGACTCTTGGTTCTGTTCGTTTGGACCAAGAAGAGCAGGAGTTGGTAGCTGGGAACGCTATTCGACTTTCAAGCAGAGAGACAAAGTTAATGGCCCACTTCATGCTTAATCCTGCTAAGAAATTAACGACTGAGCACCTTTTTAAGACCATCTGGGAGGATGAGGGAGATGTGGACGAGTCGATTGTCTGGGTCTATATTTCCTATCTGCGTCAGAAATTGCAAGCCATCCAGGCTGACATCAGCATTCTTGGTGAAAAAGGTGGCGACTTTTGCCTTCTCGCCAATTAG
- a CDS encoding sensor histidine kinase, whose protein sequence is MFRRLRLQFITIASLAILFILVFTVGIINTVRSFQTEQEISKVLNTLTENNGSFGKTKKIEINQGREIPSDSFRFFSATLSGDEVVSQDTSHTSLINDEEAATYARAASRMTSTLGTIREKNINLSYQVSKVSKNKILVVFLDTTSYYNSSQALLSLSILLSMFGFIFFVIIVSALSGIVIRPFIRNYEKQRRFITNAGHELKTPLAIISANTELQELMTGENEWTKSTNDQVARLTTLINSLVALSRLEEQPDIVLQDVDFSYITEDAAEDFKGPVVRDGKSFVMDITPDIHVKAEEKSLFELVTLLVDNANKYCDPEGTVTVRLRQIGRTRKRARLEVSNTYKDGKDVDYSKFFERFYRIEESHNNREHKGFGIGLSMAQSMVKLFKGRIFASYKNDTITFTVIL, encoded by the coding sequence ATGTTTAGACGTTTACGACTTCAATTTATTACGATTGCTTCCTTGGCTATCCTCTTTATCTTGGTCTTTACGGTGGGAATCATCAATACTGTGAGGTCCTTTCAGACGGAGCAGGAAATTAGTAAGGTTCTCAATACACTCACAGAAAATAATGGTAGTTTTGGAAAAACGAAAAAAATTGAGATCAATCAAGGGCGTGAAATTCCATCAGATAGTTTTCGTTTTTTCAGCGCGACCTTGTCTGGTGATGAAGTGGTCAGTCAGGATACCAGTCATACTTCCTTGATAAATGATGAAGAGGCCGCTACTTATGCCCGTGCAGCTAGCCGAATGACGAGTACTCTTGGAACCATTAGAGAAAAAAATATTAATCTCAGTTATCAGGTTAGTAAAGTCAGCAAAAATAAGATCCTTGTGGTCTTTCTGGACACAACCTCTTATTATAATTCTTCCCAAGCCTTGTTAAGTCTTTCTATCCTTTTATCAATGTTTGGCTTTATCTTTTTTGTCATCATTGTCAGTGCCCTATCAGGAATTGTCATTCGTCCCTTCATTCGAAACTACGAAAAGCAGCGACGTTTTATTACCAATGCTGGTCATGAATTAAAGACACCATTGGCCATTATTTCTGCTAATACGGAGCTACAAGAACTCATGACTGGAGAGAATGAGTGGACCAAGTCGACGAATGACCAGGTGGCACGTTTGACCACTTTAATCAATTCTCTGGTAGCCCTATCTCGTCTGGAGGAGCAGCCGGATATCGTTCTTCAAGATGTAGATTTTTCCTATATTACTGAGGATGCAGCAGAGGACTTTAAGGGGCCTGTCGTTCGAGATGGTAAATCTTTCGTTATGGACATCACACCGGATATTCATGTGAAAGCAGAGGAGAAGTCTCTCTTTGAACTTGTAACCCTCCTTGTGGATAATGCTAACAAGTATTGTGATCCAGAAGGGACTGTAACCGTAAGGCTCCGTCAGATTGGAAGGACACGAAAACGGGCTCGTCTAGAAGTGTCAAACACCTATAAAGATGGTAAGGATGTTGACTATAGTAAGTTTTTTGAGCGTTTTTATCGTATCGAAGAATCCCATAATAACAGAGAACACAAGGGGTTTGGTATTGGCCTCTCCATGGCTCAAAGCATGGTCAAATTATTTAAGGGGCGTATCTTTGCCTCTTATAAAAATGACACCATCACCTTTACGGTTATCTTGTAA